One window from the genome of Bdellovibrio sp. NC01 encodes:
- a CDS encoding PhoH family protein, protein MFYFYLEQIEERPSRRVLLSKAKRRKIVIDTNVILFDAQAILRFGEADVHIPISVIEEVDKFKRDQGENGRNARQFSRFIDVLRAKGSLASGVQIDNSETMVYINTDLMLAGMPSELDHHKADNRILNTALALQKQHPRYKVELISKDINLRIKADVYGVIAKDYETNDINRDDLYEGYHEIMVSPAQIDAFYKEKRFESDAKLYANQYVIMKDSANPNHSAIGRYSAAEKAIVPLMQAADSIWGIHARNVEQAFALDCLLNDEIMFVSLVGKAGTGKTLMAIAAGLHKTLDQGQFQRLLVSRPIFPMGRDIGYLPGDIEQKLNPWMQPIFDNVEFLMGADKKAAGRAQELINQGMLNIEPLTYIRGRSIPKQYLIVDEAQNLTPHEIKTIVTRAGRGTKVVLTGDVYQIDNPYVDSANSGLTYAVERFKGHSIAAHVTLTKGERSELAELAANIL, encoded by the coding sequence ATGTTTTATTTTTACCTCGAGCAAATCGAGGAAAGACCAAGTCGGAGGGTTCTCTTGAGTAAAGCGAAACGCAGAAAAATTGTTATTGATACGAACGTTATTCTTTTCGACGCTCAGGCTATTTTGCGTTTTGGAGAAGCTGATGTTCATATCCCTATCTCTGTTATCGAAGAAGTCGATAAATTCAAAAGAGATCAAGGTGAGAACGGTCGCAATGCTCGTCAATTCAGCCGCTTCATCGACGTTCTTCGTGCGAAGGGCTCTTTAGCAAGTGGTGTGCAAATTGATAACTCTGAAACGATGGTTTACATCAATACGGATTTGATGTTGGCTGGTATGCCGTCAGAGTTGGATCACCACAAAGCGGACAACCGTATCTTGAACACTGCTTTGGCTTTGCAAAAACAACATCCACGCTACAAAGTGGAGTTGATTTCTAAAGACATCAATCTTCGTATTAAGGCAGACGTTTACGGCGTTATCGCTAAAGACTACGAAACGAATGACATCAACCGCGACGATTTGTACGAAGGCTACCATGAGATCATGGTTTCTCCTGCGCAGATCGACGCTTTCTATAAAGAAAAACGTTTTGAATCAGATGCAAAATTGTACGCGAATCAGTACGTGATCATGAAGGATTCTGCGAATCCAAATCACTCTGCAATCGGTCGTTACAGTGCTGCTGAAAAAGCCATCGTTCCGTTGATGCAAGCTGCAGATTCTATCTGGGGTATTCATGCACGAAACGTTGAGCAAGCTTTCGCACTGGATTGTTTGTTGAATGACGAAATCATGTTCGTATCGCTGGTGGGTAAAGCTGGTACTGGTAAAACTTTGATGGCGATCGCTGCGGGTCTTCATAAGACGTTGGATCAAGGGCAATTCCAAAGATTGCTGGTTTCTCGTCCGATTTTCCCAATGGGCCGCGACATCGGTTACTTGCCGGGTGATATCGAACAAAAATTGAATCCATGGATGCAACCCATCTTCGATAACGTTGAGTTTTTGATGGGTGCGGACAAAAAAGCAGCGGGTCGTGCGCAAGAATTAATCAATCAAGGCATGTTGAACATCGAGCCTTTGACTTACATTCGCGGTCGCAGCATTCCGAAGCAATACCTGATCGTTGACGAAGCACAAAACTTGACTCCGCATGAGATCAAGACGATTGTTACTCGTGCCGGAAGAGGAACAAAAGTCGTTCTTACGGGTGACGTTTATCAGATCGACAATCCTTACGTAGATTCAGCGAACAGCGGTTTGACGTATGCGGTTGAAAGATTCAAAGGTCACTCGATTGCAGCTCATGTCACTTTGACTAAAGGTGAACG
- a CDS encoding PilZ domain-containing protein encodes MGKVLEFTTRLRSENSLGKNKTEAAQVHDITEARQEILSRDRREVKRTILTEFVGAFVILPEKGLLKAALYDISENGLAFELDMLEGAFQKDEEVAMRVYLNHSTYFPFTIRVTNARVIEDEGIVRHGANFVKGTVNDVALHHFIKFIETVSASLKTDTGDVVVSHIS; translated from the coding sequence ATGGGGAAAGTTCTCGAGTTCACAACGCGCCTAAGATCTGAAAACTCTTTGGGAAAGAATAAAACCGAAGCGGCACAGGTTCATGACATTACTGAGGCACGTCAAGAGATCCTGAGCAGAGATCGCCGTGAAGTAAAACGCACCATTTTGACAGAATTTGTGGGTGCTTTTGTCATCCTTCCAGAGAAAGGCCTTTTGAAGGCTGCTTTGTACGATATCTCTGAAAATGGTTTGGCATTTGAATTGGACATGTTGGAAGGCGCATTCCAAAAAGACGAAGAAGTTGCAATGCGTGTTTATCTTAATCACTCAACTTATTTCCCATTCACGATTCGCGTAACCAATGCGCGTGTGATTGAAGATGAAGGTATCGTTCGTCATGGTGCTAATTTCGTAAAAGGCACTGTGAATGATGTTGCACTCCATCATTTTATTAAGTTCATTGAGACGGTCAGTGCGAGTCTGAAGACAGACACAGGCGACGTCGTTGTTTCTCATATTTCTTAA
- the msrB gene encoding peptide-methionine (R)-S-oxide reductase MsrB, producing the protein MSDKKLKCGLPQDEAELRKLLTPEQYRIMVENGTEAPFRNAYWDNHEEGIYVDAISGVPLFSSEDKFDSRSGWPSFTRPIDSAAIVEIEDLSHGMMRVEVRAKGSNSHLGHVFDDGPAPTGLRYCINSASLKFIPKKT; encoded by the coding sequence ATGAGTGATAAGAAATTGAAGTGTGGACTTCCCCAAGACGAAGCTGAATTAAGAAAACTTCTGACTCCAGAGCAGTACCGAATCATGGTTGAAAACGGAACCGAGGCACCTTTCCGCAATGCCTATTGGGACAATCATGAAGAGGGCATCTATGTCGATGCAATTTCTGGCGTCCCGCTTTTTTCAAGCGAAGATAAATTCGATTCAAGATCGGGATGGCCAAGTTTTACTCGTCCGATTGATTCGGCAGCGATTGTTGAAATCGAAGATCTGAGTCATGGAATGATGCGTGTCGAAGTTCGTGCGAAAGGTTCCAATTCGCATTTGGGTCACGTGTTTGATGATGGACCGGCACCGACAGGTCTACGTTATTGCATCAACTCGGCGTCTTTAAAATTTATTCCTAAAAAAACTTAA
- a CDS encoding energy transducer TonB, with product MKRVLEAISASLLFHILLLLAVVVLAPRFENKPPETIEIALAPPPPTELMKKTAKKEKQIVRQALVPDQLKAQEDDTLARFLSEQKQRVKKEMQAADNGMTANRSNQAAAQARQQQQQQAQQKQQAHKEDVTEKDKDGYRTVDISKELREMNQLNEGRSSVGESLPTDVKIGSFTALNTDRYLFYTFYARIEELVRFRWESRVQQAINTFDQSTAMAASNRNWNTQVEFLLDRRGFLQKAIIMKESGIKSFDAAAVNAFKEARVFPNPPQEMVQDDGYIHLQFTFTVNYRPPMMVNAR from the coding sequence ATGAAACGAGTTCTAGAGGCCATATCCGCGAGTTTACTCTTCCACATTCTGCTTTTATTGGCAGTGGTGGTCCTTGCTCCGCGCTTTGAAAATAAGCCTCCAGAAACGATCGAAATCGCCTTGGCTCCCCCGCCGCCGACGGAGCTCATGAAAAAAACGGCGAAAAAAGAAAAACAAATCGTGCGCCAAGCACTTGTGCCTGACCAATTGAAAGCGCAAGAAGACGACACGTTGGCGCGCTTCCTTTCCGAGCAAAAACAACGCGTGAAAAAAGAAATGCAAGCAGCTGATAATGGCATGACTGCAAATCGTAGCAACCAAGCTGCCGCACAAGCTCGCCAACAACAGCAACAACAAGCGCAGCAAAAACAGCAAGCCCACAAAGAAGATGTCACTGAAAAAGATAAAGACGGTTATCGCACGGTTGATATCTCTAAAGAGTTGCGCGAGATGAATCAATTGAACGAAGGTCGCTCTTCCGTCGGCGAATCACTGCCAACAGACGTAAAAATTGGCTCATTCACAGCTTTAAATACGGATCGTTATCTGTTCTATACATTCTACGCGCGCATCGAAGAACTTGTACGTTTCCGCTGGGAATCACGCGTACAACAAGCGATCAATACCTTTGATCAATCGACGGCAATGGCTGCCAGCAACAGAAATTGGAACACGCAGGTTGAGTTCTTATTGGATCGTCGCGGCTTTTTACAAAAAGCCATCATCATGAAAGAATCTGGAATTAAATCTTTCGATGCCGCCGCGGTAAATGCCTTCAAAGAAGCGCGCGTATTCCCGAACCCACCGCAAGAGATGGTTCAGGATGACGGCTACATTCATTTGCAATTCACATTCACGGTGAACTATCGTCCACCGATGATGGTGAATGCTCGCTAG